The region ACTCGGAACATAACGACAACTTCTTCCGAGAAAAGGAGAGAGAAAAATTTGATAGAACCGAATAAACGCGAGGCATAAAATTTTCACTTCTCTTCTCCTTTGAGTTTCGCTTTCAAATGGAAAAGCGCTTTTTCGAACTCTTTCCGAAGGATCGCATTTGAAAGAGAGGCTGCGGAAACTTTGAGAATGACCACACAGTCTGCGAGGGGATAGAGTTCTTGATGCTGTCGAAAATGTTCTCGAACGACCCGTTTCATACGATTGCGCGTCACCGCTTTTCCCACATGTTTTGGTGTAATGACTCCCAGACGTTTTTTTTCTGAAATCAGCGCGGAAAGTTTTACGGATTGTGTCGCGACTGAAGTCCCACCTTTTCGAACCGCTAAAAAATCTTCAGATCGTTTGAGTCGTTGGGCGCTCACACCTGGGTTAAACGTTTTCGTCCTTTGGAACGACGCGCTTTTAAGATGTTTCGTCCCCCTTTTGTCTTCAGACGTGCTCGAAAACCGTGTTTTCCTCTTCGCTTGATTTTGCTCGGCTGGTACGTTCGCTTCATGAAATTCCTCGTGAAAAAATGTTTGCGGAATGTAGCGTTTCCTCACTACTTGTCAAGGAGCCAATTCTTTCGACGCGTTTTCCCTTGCACGTCATCTCGCTTTCGGATTAGGAAGTCTCTCACATATACAAAATAAAGTTATCCACACCTGTGGACAAACCTGTGAGTTACTCGAACACCATGCCAGACCTGCTACAACAGCTCAAAGAGAGGGTTTTTCATAAAATCAGTAGGCTTAATTTTTCGACCTGGTTTGAGCCGATCGAAGCAGCCAAACGAGAAGGCGAGAACTTTACGTTGGTGGTTCCCAACAAGTTTGTTGCGGACTGGATCCAGGACTACTATCACGATCTCATCAAACAAGAGCTCAAAGCTCTGACCAATCTCGATCACCGCATTCAATTCGAAGTTCGAGAAGAGACAGAACACGCAAACGAGACATCGGTATCTGGCAATGTGGAAAAAGTCCTTCCGGAGCGTATCCGAAACATCAGCCATTTAAATCCCAAATATACTTTTGATCGATTTGTCGTGGGAAGCTCGAATCAATTCGCCCATGCTGCAAGCAAGGCAACGGCAGAACTCCCTGGCGGAAACTATAATCCTCTCTTTCTGTACGGCGGTGTGGGGCTTGGGAAAACCCATCTTTTACATGCGATCGGTCTCGATATTTTACGTCAACGGCCAGAGCTCTCCATCGTCTATGTGTCGTCAGAGCGTTTTATGAACGAGCTGATCAATGCCATTCGCTATGAGAAAACAGCTGAGTTTCGACGAAAATATCGTGATATGTGCGATGTTCTTTTGATCGACGATATTCAGTTTATAGCCGGCAAAGAACGAACCCAGGACGAGTTTTTTCACACATTTAACACTCTGCATGAAGCGCAAAAACAGCTCGTCATGACCAGTGATAAAAGTCCGAAAGATATTCAAGGACTCGAAGAGAGACTTCGATCTCGTTTTGAATGGGGGCTTATTGCCGATATTCAAGCGCCCGACCTGGAAACCCGCATCGCTATTTTGAAGAAAAAAGCAGATGCTGAAAAACTCGGCTGTCCTGATGATGTCGCGATGTTTCTGGCAAGCTCCATTAAATCAAACGTGCGTGAGCTGGAAGGATCGCTTCTTCGTCTCAACGCCTTTGCCTCGCTCACCAAATCACCTCTCTCCGTCGATTTCGCGCGAGAGGTGTTAAAAAACGTGATCGACGACCGAAGGCAGCCGTGCTCGATTGAAGCCATTCAAAGAACGGTGGCAACATTTTATCAGGTGAATGTTTCCGATTTAAAATCACCCCGTCGCGTAAGGTCTTTTTCCTATCCCCGTCAAATTGCGATGTATTTGTGTAAGAAACATGCCGGCGCCTCTTTTCCTGAAATTGGACAACGCTTCGGAGGAAAAGATCACACAACGGTCATTCACGCGTGTCGGAAGATTGAAAAACTTCTTCAAGCCGACATAAAACTCAAAAACGACATCGAATCCCTCGAAAAAAATCTGACACATTGAAATCAACAGGCGTTGTGCATAACACTGTGTGTATTGTTCGGAAATCAGTGTTGACAACCTTCATCTGAGTGGACTAGCTCTGAAGACTGTGAATGACGTAGGTTTTTGCGAGAACTTTTCCCATGATGTCCTTTTTGAATTCAGCTCACACATCAACGCGTTATCTTACTTATCACCATATTCACAGCTCCTACGACTACTGCTATTTATATATTTATAAAGATATTTATTATTAGTAAGGGACAAACATGGAACTCAAAATTGATCGTGCTGCGCTTGTCAGAGAACTCCACCTCGTTCAAGGAATTGTCGAACGCAAAACAACCATGCCGATTTTGGCAAACGTTCTTCTCGAAGCAAAAAAGAAAAAGCTGATTACCACCGCTACTGATTTAGAAGTCGGAGTAACAAGCTCAGTCGAAGCTGATGTGACAAAAGAAGGACGCGTGACGGTTCATGCACGTGGTCTTTACGATATTGTCAAAGAACTTCCAGAAGAGACGATTCATCTGACAGTGAATGATAAAAATTGGATTCACATTCAGTGTGGTCGATCTGATTTTAAAATCGTCGGACTTGCGGCTGATGAATTTCCCGCACTTCCTCAAAAAGGGGATGGCGCTGCGGCATCGCTTCCCATTACCATGATGCTTGAGATGATTGAAAAAACGGCGTTTGCGATGTCAAACGATGAGACCCGCTATAATCTCAACGGCATTATGTTCGAACACGAAAAAGGGAAAAAGATTCGAATGGTGGCAACTGACGGGCATCGCCTTTCGATTGCCGAGCGTCCCTGCGACGCGAACATGAATACGTTTCCGGCAAGCGTGATTATTCCACGCAAAGGAGTCATGGAGTTGAAACGCCTCATCGAAGGGAAAGAGGGGAGCTTTGAACTCTTTGTCGACGCGAAACATGCCATTCTTCATCAAGGAAAAGTGACGCTTACGATTCGTCTCATTGACGGACAGTTTCCGCCGTATAAACAAGTGATTCCAAAAGAGAGTCGACGTGAAGTGGGTGTGAATCGTGAAACTATTGTGCAGGCACTGCGGCGTGTCGGCGCGATGTCGAGTGAACGCACACGCGGTGTTCGCTTTGCTTTTTCTCCAAAAAATCTTGAAATCTCGAGCAACAACCCCGATTTTGGGGAAGCCCACGAAGAACTGTCGGCAAATTATCGTGGAGAGTCGTTTGCGATTGGATTTAACGCGCGCTACGTGCTCGATGCTCTGTCGGTTCTTGAAGATGAAGAAGCCAAGTTGAAACTCGGTGATGATACGGCCCCCTGTGTGGTCACCAGTGAGTTTGATAAAGGTTTTACGCACATCATCATGCCGATGCGAATATGATGCATGAAAGTCCTCTCCCTTTCCCTGACACATTTTAGAAATTTTTCTTCTGAGCAGCTTTCTTTTGGAGAACGATTTAACATTTTCGTCGGCAAAAACGCTCAAGGGAAGACGAATATTCTCGAGGCCCTCTTTCTTTTTGCGACAGGGAGTTCTTTTCGTACCAGTGAATTCCGAAATTTGATCCAATGGCAGGAGCCACGCTCTTTTCTGGAGGCAGAGGTGGATCGGCCAGAAGGAAAAGACGTTTGGAGTTGTTCGTTAACAGCCAAAGAGAAACAGATTCATAAAAACGGCAAAGCTCTCTCTTCGCGTTTCAAGCGCGGACTCGATGTCGTTCTTTTTTCGCCCGAAGAAATTCTGCTCCTTCGCGATCTCCCTTCCGCAAGACGTGCGTATATAGATCACTTTGTCAGTCGCTTTTTACCGCAACATCGTCCCCTCGTTCGAAACTATGAAAAAATTCTTTCGCATCGAAATGCGATTTTGAAAGACGATCTTCTTCGCGACGAAGAGAAGCTGACGCGTTTGAAAGACTGGAATCGTCAGCTTTTAGTTCAAGGAACGCAGATCATACTCATCCGCGCGAGTGCAGTCGATGAACTCAATCTGGAACTCCAACGCCAATATGCCTCTATTGTTCGGAAAGATGAAGAAGCCGCTTTTGTCTACATGCCGTTTTGTGGAAAGATTGCGTTTATCAAAGGGGAGATTGAATCAAGGTTTGAAGAACATCTCGATCGAAGAGCGCGAGATGAGCTTATACGGAGAATTTCGCTTGTCGGACCACAACGGGATGATTTTATCGCTTCACTTTCCGGGAATGCGATTGCCCATTTCGGCTCTCAAGGAGAGCATCGCAGTTTTATTCTGGCGATGAAGGTGGCAGAACTTGAACTTACCAGCAAAAAAGAGGGGGCTCAGCCCCTCTTTTTACTCGACGACGTTGCAAGTGAGCTCGATGAAGCGCGGAATGCCTCTTTTTTTGAATATCTTCAACAAAGTCAGGGTCAAATTTTTATTACGACCACAGATATTCATCAGATTCGTTTTTCGAGCCATGACCACATCAAACTTTTTAACGTGAGCGCAGGCAAAGTGAAGTCTTTACTTTTTCCTCTCTGACCGTTAAAGAGAATCTCTTAAAAGAAGCGTCAAATGGCATTTTGAGGGGTTTCTATGGCAACGAATGAGACACGCGTGAAAAAAGAAAAAGCAGGTTCGTATGATGCCTCAAAAATTAAAGTGCTCGAGGGGCTGGATGCGGTTCGGAAACGGCCGGCCATGTATATCGGCTCCACCTCGGCCTCTGGACTTCATCACCTGGTCTATGAAGTTGTCGACAACTCTGTTGACGAAGCCTTGGCTGGATTTTGTACGGAAATTAATGTCACCATTCACATCGATAATTCCATTACCGTGGTCGATAACGGACGTGGCATTCCAGTTGATCTTCACGAAACAGAAAAAGTGTCTGCTGCCGAAGTGGTTCTCACCAAACTTCACGCAGGAGGAAAGTTTGGCGGCGAGTCAGCATATAAAGTTTCGGGTGGACTTCACGGTGTCGGTGTTTCGTGCGTCAACGCTCTTTCGGAATGGTTAAAGCTGGAAGTTCGTCGCGAAGGAAAAGTGTATGCCCAAAATTATAAACGAGGAAAACCAGAAGCTCCTTTGAAAATGGTCGGTAAGAGTTCTCGCACTGGAACCACGGTTGTTTTTAAACCAGATCACGAAATTTTTCCTGTTCTCGAATACTCTTTTGACACGCTTTCCGGACGGCTTCGCGAACTCTCTTTTTTAAATCGGGGCCTCAAAATTACGATTGACGATGAACGTGATAAAGAAAAACGCCATGAGTTTCATTACGAGGGTGGCATCGTCAGTTTTGTGGAGCATCTTAATCAACGCAAAGAACCTTTTCATGACCCCATCTATTTTGAAGCGACCAAAGACGATGTCATTGTGGAAGTCGCCATGCAGTGGAATAGCAGCTACAACGAAAATCTTTTTTCTTTTGCCAATAACATTAACACGCGGGATGGCGGAACCCATCTTTCAGGATTTAAATCAGCGCTGACGCGCACGATTAATCATTATGCTACGAAGAACGAGCTTCTGAAAAAATTGGCTTCTCCTCCCGAAGGGGAAGATGTTCGTGAAGGACTCACCGCGGTGATTTCGGTAAAACTTCCGAATCCGCAATTTGAGGGTCAGACCAAAGGGAAGCTCGGAAACTCAGAGATTGAAGGACTGGTCAAGCAGGCGGTGAACGATAAACTCTCTGAGTTTTTAGAACGTAATGGTCCTATTGCACGCAAAGTAATCACCAAAGTTTTGGACGCTGCTCGCGCTCGCGAGGCGGCTCGTGCTGCACGTAATCTCGTGCGACGCAAAAGCGCGCTTGAAACGGGAACGCTTCCCGGAAAACTTGCGGACTGCCAAGAAAAAGATCCGGCCGTGTCTGAACTCTATGTCGTTGAAGGAGACAGCGCAGGCGGTTGTTTTTCTGGGGACACAAAAATAGCTTTAGTAGACGGTCGAAATCTGTCGTTTCAGGATCTTGTAGAAGAATCTCAACAAGGGAGAGAACATTTTACGTATACGATGAATGCTCATGGCAACGTTGAAATTGCAAAAATTCATTCTCCTCGAAGAACAAAAAGAGATGCTGAGGTCATCAAAGTTGTTCTCGATAATGATCAGGAAATTGCTTGTACGCCAGACCACAAATTTATGATGCGCGATGGAACCTATAAACAGGCGAAAGATCTTTCCTCCGAAGATTCGTTAATGCCACTTTATCGAAAACTTTCTGAAAAACGTGAGTGGATGACGATTGCAGGTTATGAGCTGGTCTTTAATCCTGGCGAGGATCGTTGGGTTTATACGCACGTCTTAAGTGACCAATTCAATCTCCGCACTGGAAAATATAATGAACAAGATGGATCTGATCGTCATCACATCGATTTTAATAAACAAAATAATCATCCATCGAACATTCAACGTCTTCCAAAAGAAAAACATATGGAGTTACATAGATTGCATGCCAAGAAAACCTTACATCGCTACGACGTTATTGAGAAGTGTCGAAAAATTCGTCAAACAAAAGAATATCGAGAAAAAATTCAACAAACAATGCTTGCTCCATCGATGCGAAAACTTTTAAGCAAACGAGCCAAACAACAATGGAAAAATGAAGAGTATAAGGCCTCAATGAACGAAGCTTTTTTACGTTTTTATCATGCGAATACAGAATATCGTGATAAGAATCGAGCGCTTCTTGATCGTGAACAGCGACAATATTGGGCTGATCCAAAAAATCGAGAAATGCGTGCTCAACATGTTCGAGACTATTTTCAACAACATCCGGAACATCGACAACTTCTTTCTCAAAAAGCAAAGGAACAATGGGAAAATGAAGAATTGTGTCAGTGGAGACGCCTTAAAACAAAAGAACAGTGGACACCGGACTTTCGTGAACGACGAAAGAAAGCCTATAATGTGACATATCGAAGAAGTGCGCTCAAGGTTTTCAATGATATGTTGACATCGATGAATGTGATTGACGTGGAAGAATATGAGTCCATACGAAAAGAGACAAAAAATAAAAACCTTCTCAAATATGAAACTCTTTTGAATCGTTTTTTTGAAAAGGATCAATATAAATTCGTAGATGCCGTCTCATGTTTTAACCACCGCATTAAAAAAATCGTTCCCCTGAAAGAACGGATTGATGTTTATGATGTAGAAATTCCAGGAACGCATAACTTTTCGCTTTCATCCGGAGTTTTTGTTCATAATAGTGCCAAATCTGGACGAGATCGACGTTTCCAGGCGATTCTTCCGCTCAAGGGAAAAATTTTAAATGTGGAGAAAGCGCGTTTTGATAAAATGCTTTCGTCGGAGGAAATTCGTATTTTGATCACCGCGCTTGGAACCGGTATTGGAGAGAATGATTTTAACATCGAAAAACTTCGTTACCATCGCATTATTCTTCTTGCTGACGCTGATGTTGACGGAGCGCATATCCGAACCCTTCTCCTCACGTTTTTTTATCGGCAGATGCCGCAGATTGTGGAGAGAGGCTATCTCTACATTGGGCAGCCACCGCTTTATCGGGTGAAAAAAGGGAAGATAGAAAAATATTTAAAAAATGATACAGCCCTTGAAGATTTTCTCATTGAACTTGGTGTTGAAGGAATAAAAGTGACCGCAAAAGGAAATAAAACAGAAGTTTCTGGAAAAGCTCTCAAAAAACTCACCAAACAACTGGTTCGTTACGCCCAGTTGCTTCGCATCATCGAACGTCGTCGCGACCCTCGGGTCGTGGATGCTCTGGTTCAATCGCAGGCCGTGACCACAGCGCTTCTGAGTGGAGCAAAAAACAAGTTGGACAGCGCGATGGATGAAATCGCGGAGACGCTTCGCAAGCTTTCTCCTGAGCTTATCGATTTTACGGTCGATATTGCGGAAGATGAAGAGCACGATGCGTCGAAGATCATCTACAAAACCACCTACAACGGTTTTCCACATGAGACGGTCGTTGATATTCCTTTTCTCACCTCCCCTGAGATGGAAGAGCTGACCGCTCTTTTCAAGGAATTTGAAACTCTTGGAAAAGCTCCTTTTTCCATTTCTCACGACAGTGTTTCAAAAGAGGTCGCGACATTTCAGGGCATCAAAGATTATATTCTGAGCGAAGGACAAAAAGGTCAGGATATTCAGCGCTATAAAGGACTGGGAGAAATGAATCCCATCCAGTTGTGGGAGACCACGTTAAATCCAGAAAAACGTACCCTCCTGCAAGTGACGGTGGAAGATGCGGTTGAAGCTGATTCCATTTTCACGGTTCTCATGGGGGACGCTGTCGAACCTCGCCGCGAATTCATTGAGAAAAATGCACTCAACGTGCGAAATCTCGATATCTAATTCATCGCAACTCTTTTTTCTCTCTGACGATAAGAAAACAAATGAATCCTCTTCTTTTGAAGAAGAAAGAGAGAAATGAGTCATGATATATCTCCCCTATCTCGGATATCTCGCTTTGGCATCATTGCTTGGTGTTGTCGTTGCGCGTTGTGATTCGTGTGGGGCACGACGTAAGGAAATGGTGACGTCTGAAGTTTGGATTGAAGGTGAATGTAAATCTGACGCAGATGTACGTGCACGCGTTCGAGAAGCAACTGCGGATTTATGTGGTGAAGATGCTGAATGGGAACATGCTTGGCCGCCAGTAGATCAATATCATTGTCGACAAGGAGAGAATCAATTTATGGTCAAAGCTCTTGGCGATTGTTATTATCGAGGAATGTTTGGAGGCAAGAAGCAATGGGAGAGCACGCCTCCTCAAGAATTTGATACCGACTCGCAGGGCCGATGGCGGCGAAAATTAAAGAGTGAAAATGAACCATCACCCAATCTTTAAACTTTTCAAAAATTCCTGAAATGGTTTGTAATAATCTTTAAATTTATCGTTGGGGAAACTCGCCGTCATATTAATCGCAAGGCGCTCTTTGAGAAGTGTGACTTGCACCTGTTTCACAATTTGTCCCGGTTGAATGTTGGGCGCTGGACGATTTGGATTTTGTTGTTTCATGATCTCCGCCATGGAAGAGACATCCCAACTACAGATCATCATCTTGCCGCGAACACCGGAGATGGCGATATCTTTTTCGTCAGAAATTTTGAGATCTTTGATGCCGCGATTTTGAATCGACTCTTTTATTTTCGCAAAATAATCCGCAAGCTGCACTTCCTTTGGAAGATATTCTTTGGTAACAATAACATTGGGTTTAACGTTTTTATCGTCGCTTGGAAGTGTAAGGGTGAGCATTCCTTGAACATTCCAATCGTCTGGGATGTCGGCTAAAAATTCAGCCAGAGCAAGTTTTGACATAAATCCTCCTGTGTGAAAAAAGGAGTGTTATTGTCTCACGCAGATTGACTTCAACGCAAGGAATTTTCCAAATGACAACAGCATATACCGTTTCAAAGAAAGAGAGCGGGAAGAGGCTCGATCAATGGGTCACGACGCACCTGAAAGTTTCACGCAAAGAGGCGAAGCGTTGGATAGACGCGGGCAATATTCGCATTCGAGGAAAGAAAACATTTATTGCGAGTTGGGAACTGCGTGAGGGAGATAAGATCGATATTGTTTCCTCAGAAAAGAGACGCAGTCTCCGGTATTTAAAGGTTTACTTTGAAGATCGTGATCTTCTGGTGGTGGAAAAACCTCCTGGCCTTCTTTCGGTTCCGGAAATAGGAGAAAAAGCAGAATCACTTCTGGATCATGTGCGAGGATATCTGAAACGAAAATATCGTGAGAGTAAAGGAGTGTATGTTGCTCCCCTTCATCGTTTAGATAGCGAGACCAGTGGTGTCATGGTCTTTGCCTGTTCAACAGTAGGAAAACAGCTTGAAGATCTCTTTCGCGAACATCGCATTGTCAGACGTTATGTGGCCGTAGTTGCAGGCCCAGTGGAAGAGGAAGCGGGAACGATTCATCGTCCACTTGAAAAAGGACATTTTAGCGGCGGCCGCAAAAGCAGAGTTTCGAAACAGGGAGAAAAAGCGGTCACCATGTTTCGAGTGCGGGAGCGTTACAGCAATGCCACGCTTTTAGATGTAGAACTTCAAACAGGTCGAACGCATCAGATTCGTGTCCATCTCGCTTCTATCGGACACCCAGTTCTCGGCGATAAAATCTACGGAGCTACGCTTCATGCATTAGAAAACCGGCGGCAGCCGGCGCGCCAGGCGCTGCACGCATCGCTTCTCGGCTTTCGCCATCCCGGCACCAAAAAGAAAGTAGAATTCCGCTCCCCTCTTCCCAAAGATATGAAAAAACTGATCGATCAACTTCGCGGAATTTAACGAATTTAACGAAGCAACCTTTTGTTTCTCGGATCGATAAGAATCTTGAGGAGGATTTTATGGCTGACGTTACAATGCGACAATGTGCAGAATTACATATACAGGTCTATGCAAAAGATCGTGAAGGATTGACGACTGAAGAATGTGCAATGGTGAGCAATCTCTGCTTCGATCAATTCTCGATGGCGGAAGTCAAAAGCCAATGTTCATTTGCGATTGACCTGACATACAGAAGAGGAGCGTTTGCAGACCATACGAGCCAAGGAGCAATTGTTCATTTGCTTACACATGATCACGAGTTTTGGATTTTTCGACACACCATGATCAAAGCGCAACATGCGTGGTTTTTAGACCCACAACATCCCGAACGAAGAGAGACCAATGAATATCTGGATTTTTTGAAACAAAATATCCCTTCCCCAGACATTTTGAATTATGCGCCAGCACTTTCCGTTGATCAGCAAACCGAACTCTGGATTTTTTATTTCCAGCAAGCAGAACAATTTAAAAAATTATCAGATCGTAGCCGCTATCGAACCGAACTCGTTGATGCGATTGCCCAAGACAAGCTTCGCGTTCACATGAACTCAACCGTTATTGAATTTCTCGTTAGCTGCGCTCCTATTGCAGGAGAACAAGTTGCTTTTATTCTTAAAAAAAATAGGGCAACGCTTCAAGTGCTTGAGAACGCATTTAGCGAATTTGAGGGTGCGATGAGAGACATTAAAGTCGCAGTTGAAGAAGATCAATCAGTAGAAGAATTTCGTGCTTTTTTGATAAAAAATTTTCTTCCTCCTTCCCTTCGGATGCTTATGTTACTAAAAGCGCTTTATGTTGTGGATGTTGAAAATGTCAAAATATATGAATCGAAAATAACGAAACTTATTGATGAACTGGATGAATTTATTCAACGCCGATTCGGAAAGACTCTTCAAAGAGAAAAATTTTTCATGCTTTGAACGTCAATGTTGTTGTAATCGATTCCACTGAAGTTTCACTTCAAATGTTTTCTCATCTTCAACACGAAATTTATTTTCTGGCCAGATGACGGTATCCCCACGCTTTGCATTATGAAATGCGACTGCCTTTTTCGAACGGTCGCGATCGAGTTGGGTAACGCGAGTCAGTTTTCCTTGCTCCCCACATAAAAGCAGTTCTGCCTTTCCTCTGGAAGGCATAGGAGAAGAGACGATCCTGTGGGTAGGGGCGTGCGGTGCATGCCCGGATAAGGGCGAACGCCGTTCGCCCCTACCTTGGTCCTGTTGAAAGATCATGTAGGCCATTTTGAGATAATCGTGTTTGTTGCCAATAAAGCGATCGATATCGCGAATGAGTGCCGGACACTTCCATTCAATATAGAAATGACACCAATCCCGTTTGTTCGCTTCCCGCATGGGACAGTTTTTTTGATGCAGGCAAGGCGCAAGAACCGTTGCATCGTGATGTTCTAAAAGCAGATCACGAAGTTCCATCAGATTTCGTGTTGTTTTCTGGAGAGCAGGATCAATGATAATGAAGCTGCCACGCAGATGAGAACTTATAAGCTGTTTACAAAATTGAGAGTGTTCTTCCACGACATTCCCCATTTCGTTGAGAATGTTTGCGGCAATAATGAGATCGAATTTTTTGTTCGCAGGAAGCGAGCGCGATATCCCACGAGTTCGCATCTCTTCTGAATGAAAAACAATGTTATGTTTTTCAGAACAGAGTCGGGAAAAAAGATGTTTCGCATCTTTTATCACTTCCTTGTTTTGCTCGACGGCATGAATCGTCAATCGGCACTTCGGATAATGT is a window of Deltaproteobacteria bacterium RIFCSPHIGHO2_02_FULL_44_16 DNA encoding:
- a CDS encoding ribonuclease P protein component — protein: MSAQRLKRSEDFLAVRKGGTSVATQSVKLSALISEKKRLGVITPKHVGKAVTRNRMKRVVREHFRQHQELYPLADCVVILKVSAASLSNAILRKEFEKALFHLKAKLKGEEK
- a CDS encoding 50S ribosomal protein L34, coding for MKRTYQPSKIKRRGKHGFRARLKTKGGRNILKARRSKGRKRLTQV
- a CDS encoding chromosomal replication initiation protein DnaA, translating into MPDLLQQLKERVFHKISRLNFSTWFEPIEAAKREGENFTLVVPNKFVADWIQDYYHDLIKQELKALTNLDHRIQFEVREETEHANETSVSGNVEKVLPERIRNISHLNPKYTFDRFVVGSSNQFAHAASKATAELPGGNYNPLFLYGGVGLGKTHLLHAIGLDILRQRPELSIVYVSSERFMNELINAIRYEKTAEFRRKYRDMCDVLLIDDIQFIAGKERTQDEFFHTFNTLHEAQKQLVMTSDKSPKDIQGLEERLRSRFEWGLIADIQAPDLETRIAILKKKADAEKLGCPDDVAMFLASSIKSNVRELEGSLLRLNAFASLTKSPLSVDFAREVLKNVIDDRRQPCSIEAIQRTVATFYQVNVSDLKSPRRVRSFSYPRQIAMYLCKKHAGASFPEIGQRFGGKDHTTVIHACRKIEKLLQADIKLKNDIESLEKNLTH
- a CDS encoding DNA polymerase III subunit beta, with product MELKIDRAALVRELHLVQGIVERKTTMPILANVLLEAKKKKLITTATDLEVGVTSSVEADVTKEGRVTVHARGLYDIVKELPEETIHLTVNDKNWIHIQCGRSDFKIVGLAADEFPALPQKGDGAAASLPITMMLEMIEKTAFAMSNDETRYNLNGIMFEHEKGKKIRMVATDGHRLSIAERPCDANMNTFPASVIIPRKGVMELKRLIEGKEGSFELFVDAKHAILHQGKVTLTIRLIDGQFPPYKQVIPKESRREVGVNRETIVQALRRVGAMSSERTRGVRFAFSPKNLEISSNNPDFGEAHEELSANYRGESFAIGFNARYVLDALSVLEDEEAKLKLGDDTAPCVVTSEFDKGFTHIIMPMRI
- a CDS encoding DNA gyrase subunit B, whose amino-acid sequence is MATNETRVKKEKAGSYDASKIKVLEGLDAVRKRPAMYIGSTSASGLHHLVYEVVDNSVDEALAGFCTEINVTIHIDNSITVVDNGRGIPVDLHETEKVSAAEVVLTKLHAGGKFGGESAYKVSGGLHGVGVSCVNALSEWLKLEVRREGKVYAQNYKRGKPEAPLKMVGKSSRTGTTVVFKPDHEIFPVLEYSFDTLSGRLRELSFLNRGLKITIDDERDKEKRHEFHYEGGIVSFVEHLNQRKEPFHDPIYFEATKDDVIVEVAMQWNSSYNENLFSFANNINTRDGGTHLSGFKSALTRTINHYATKNELLKKLASPPEGEDVREGLTAVISVKLPNPQFEGQTKGKLGNSEIEGLVKQAVNDKLSEFLERNGPIARKVITKVLDAARAREAARAARNLVRRKSALETGTLPGKLADCQEKDPAVSELYVVEGDSAGGCFSGDTKIALVDGRNLSFQDLVEESQQGREHFTYTMNAHGNVEIAKIHSPRRTKRDAEVIKVVLDNDQEIACTPDHKFMMRDGTYKQAKDLSSEDSLMPLYRKLSEKREWMTIAGYELVFNPGEDRWVYTHVLSDQFNLRTGKYNEQDGSDRHHIDFNKQNNHPSNIQRLPKEKHMELHRLHAKKTLHRYDVIEKCRKIRQTKEYREKIQQTMLAPSMRKLLSKRAKQQWKNEEYKASMNEAFLRFYHANTEYRDKNRALLDREQRQYWADPKNREMRAQHVRDYFQQHPEHRQLLSQKAKEQWENEELCQWRRLKTKEQWTPDFRERRKKAYNVTYRRSALKVFNDMLTSMNVIDVEEYESIRKETKNKNLLKYETLLNRFFEKDQYKFVDAVSCFNHRIKKIVPLKERIDVYDVEIPGTHNFSLSSGVFVHNSAKSGRDRRFQAILPLKGKILNVEKARFDKMLSSEEIRILITALGTGIGENDFNIEKLRYHRIILLADADVDGAHIRTLLLTFFYRQMPQIVERGYLYIGQPPLYRVKKGKIEKYLKNDTALEDFLIELGVEGIKVTAKGNKTEVSGKALKKLTKQLVRYAQLLRIIERRRDPRVVDALVQSQAVTTALLSGAKNKLDSAMDEIAETLRKLSPELIDFTVDIAEDEEHDASKIIYKTTYNGFPHETVVDIPFLTSPEMEELTALFKEFETLGKAPFSISHDSVSKEVATFQGIKDYILSEGQKGQDIQRYKGLGEMNPIQLWETTLNPEKRTLLQVTVEDAVEADSIFTVLMGDAVEPRREFIEKNALNVRNLDI